The nucleotide sequence ACTGTCCAAGGTCGAGCACACTTTGTAGTGGATGATCGGGGCGCCAAATCCTCGCAAGGCGTCAAACGCCGCTGGAAGGTGATGGTCCATCCATGCCGGCGACTGAGCGCGGGCAGTGCTGGCCAGGCCGATGCCGCGGGCACCTTTAAATCGGTCGCGTTGGGCGGCGGTCGGTGCTGTCAAAAACAGCACCGACGCCAGGCCGGCAAAGGTCAAGACTTCAAGCGTCGCCGCAGCGCCGGTGAAATCGTCGCCGACCCACGCAATCAGTGGGCCGTCCGGCAGCGCCGTCATTGGTAAGCATCCAGGGCACGGACTAAGGCGGGGTGCTGCTGGGCATGGGTCGCGATCGGAATCCCGCGCATGGCCGCATGCCACCCTTCGCGCAGTGATGAAACGCCGGCGCCAGGCCCGTCTGGGTGACCCATGATCCCGCCCCCTGCGGCGTAGATCAGGTCCGCATGGCCCAGGCGTTGGTAGGTTTGTTCGATCTGTTTGACCGATTGGCCGGACGAAAAGACGGCCATTGCGCGCTGTGGGTGCTGGCTAAATATCGGCGTACTCAGCGACTGGGCCGAGCGCATGACGCTGTCGTTGTCTTCACTGAACTTGTTGTCCAAGCCATTCACGTGCAGGTGGTCGGCCCCGGCGATGCGCCACAGTTTGGACCACGCCCGGTAGTCCCACCCTAGCATCGGCGAGCGCGACAGGTAGCCCCAGCCATTGCGATGTGCATGGATTGGCAGCTGGGAATGGCGACTTAACCCCAAAAAACCAGTCATCCCAACCGAGTTGAGACTGGCCATGACACAGCTGCCGCCCAAGGCCTGAACCTGGTCGTGGCGGCGGCGCATTTGGTCGACTTCACCGGTGACATTGAAGGCGTACATGACTTTTTTGCCGGTCGCGTCGGCATGCCGATTGATCACTGCCATGACCGCTTCCGCGCGCGCATCAAAGGGGCACCGAGGGCCATCGCATTGCAATTCGTCGTCTTTGATAAAATCAATGCCGGCGTCAATCAGTGTGGTGACCAGCTGCGCCGTTTGGGCCGGATCCAAACCAACGGAGGGCTTGATGATGGTGCCGATGAGCGGCCCCTGATCGACCCCGGATAATGCACGGGTGCCACTGACGCCAAACTTTGGCCCGGGGTAAACGGAGGCAAAGGCGTCCGGAAGGCGCACATCCAGCAGACGTAGCCCGGAAAGGCCCTGTAGTTCAAACAGGTTGCCTGCGACGGTGGCAATCAAATTGGGCAGGTCGGCGCCAATGTTGTCCAACGGCCAGGATAAGGTGACCCGGGCTTGGGTGAATTCCGAACCCTGGTAGCGGCCGGGCAGGGCCGGGCCAGTCGCCGGTGCCAGCACCTCGATGTGCTCGACGCGTGCGGCACTGCGCTCTTTTAATTCGGGGGTCTCGTTGGGTACTGCGATAAAAGTGCCGGAACTTTGCTCGCCAGCGATAACCGCCGCCGCATGCTCGATGGGTTCGGGGGTCTGGACTAAATAATCGGCTTCAAAACGCTCCGATCGCATGCCTGGCTCCGTTACAGTCGCGCACCACGGCGCAGATGAATTATTATTTGCAACGGAATGGTATACCATAATCCGCTAGTGCGACAGCATCGACAATCGCCCGCGAGGGCCGGGACAGGAAACCCAGTTATGAGTTCATTGAAATTTGCCGCCAGCCTTTCCCGGCTGGGCACCGAATCAGCATTTGAAATTTTGGCCCGCGCCCAAGCACTGGCGGCCGGCGGTGCCGATATTATTAACCTAGGCATCGGCCAACCCGATTTCAAAACTCCGGAACATATCGTCGAGGCCGGCATCCAAGCGCTGCGTGATGGCCATCATGGATACACGCCGGCTAACGGAATTTTGCCGCTGCGCGAAGCGGTCTGTGCGGATTTGCACCGGCGCCATGGGGTCGAGGTTAACCCGGACAACGTGGTGGTGGTGCCGGGCGGCAAGCCCACCATGTTTTTTGCGATCATGATGTTTGGCGAACCGGGGGCGGAAATTATCTATCCCAATCCGGGCTTTCCGATCTATGAATCGGTGATCAATTACTCCGGGGCGACGGCGG is from Litorivicinus lipolyticus and encodes:
- a CDS encoding ribulose-bisphosphate carboxylase large subunit family protein: MRSERFEADYLVQTPEPIEHAAAVIAGEQSSGTFIAVPNETPELKERSAARVEHIEVLAPATGPALPGRYQGSEFTQARVTLSWPLDNIGADLPNLIATVAGNLFELQGLSGLRLLDVRLPDAFASVYPGPKFGVSGTRALSGVDQGPLIGTIIKPSVGLDPAQTAQLVTTLIDAGIDFIKDDELQCDGPRCPFDARAEAVMAVINRHADATGKKVMYAFNVTGEVDQMRRRHDQVQALGGSCVMASLNSVGMTGFLGLSRHSQLPIHAHRNGWGYLSRSPMLGWDYRAWSKLWRIAGADHLHVNGLDNKFSEDNDSVMRSAQSLSTPIFSQHPQRAMAVFSSGQSVKQIEQTYQRLGHADLIYAAGGGIMGHPDGPGAGVSSLREGWHAAMRGIPIATHAQQHPALVRALDAYQ